One part of the Acinetobacter sp. XS-4 genome encodes these proteins:
- the galU gene encoding UTP--glucose-1-phosphate uridylyltransferase GalU gives MIKKAVLPVAGLGTRFLPASKSIPKEMVTVVDRPAIEYVVREAVEAGIEQIILVTHSSKASIENYFDRNFELETTLEQKKKFDLLEEITQIIPSHVSVVSVRQPQPLGLGHAVLCAKSIVGQDDFAVLLPDVLVQDNSGKNDLSRMISRYESSQAAQIMVEAVADHLVDQYGIVDVEQSPNEGESIAMRGIIEKPAIGSAPSNLSVVGRYILPAKIMQLLENTPKGAGNEIQLTDAIAMLQETDTVEAYRMQGQTFDCGSKLGYLKAVLHYGVAHPKLGLEFKQLIQELKL, from the coding sequence GTGATTAAAAAGGCAGTTTTACCGGTAGCTGGATTAGGTACACGTTTTTTACCAGCAAGTAAGTCAATTCCCAAAGAAATGGTCACAGTGGTTGATCGCCCTGCAATTGAATATGTCGTGCGTGAAGCTGTAGAGGCTGGAATTGAGCAAATTATTTTGGTAACTCATTCATCTAAGGCATCAATTGAAAATTATTTTGATCGAAACTTTGAACTAGAAACGACTCTAGAGCAAAAGAAAAAATTCGATTTACTTGAAGAAATTACACAGATTATTCCTTCTCATGTAAGTGTGGTAAGTGTAAGACAACCACAACCTTTGGGTTTGGGGCATGCTGTTTTATGTGCAAAAAGTATTGTTGGGCAAGATGATTTTGCTGTGTTATTGCCAGATGTATTGGTGCAAGATAACTCAGGAAAAAATGATTTATCGCGTATGATTTCACGCTATGAGTCAAGTCAAGCTGCTCAAATCATGGTTGAAGCAGTAGCAGATCATCTTGTAGATCAGTATGGAATTGTTGATGTAGAGCAGAGCCCGAATGAGGGTGAAAGTATTGCTATGCGGGGAATTATCGAAAAGCCTGCTATAGGTTCTGCACCGTCTAATTTATCTGTGGTAGGGCGTTATATTTTACCCGCTAAGATTATGCAGCTTTTGGAAAATACTCCGAAAGGCGCGGGCAATGAAATCCAGTTAACTGATGCGATTGCAATGCTTCAAGAAACGGATACCGTTGAAGCCTATCGGATGCAAGGCCAAACTTTTGATTGTGGTAGCAAGCTTGGTTATTTGAAAGCTGTACTACACTATGGGGTTGCACACCCTAAGTTAGGATTGGAATTTAAACAGCTGATTCAAGAACTTAAATTATAA
- a CDS encoding nucleoside-diphosphate sugar epimerase/dehydratase: protein MKKIIYQFASAPRLAKQCFLVLVDLFAFPVILWLCYAIRLFDLGADVIPGINYGVAIVTIVAILSLMVTGVYRFIVRTFNEAFIAKLALAVSLMVIVLYSLNAFSAAFVPTSIPLMFGFLMFSWVWCSRAFIRFIIKTALLTGEERKRIAIYGAGDAGQQIAAVLYRSGNHLPVFFIDDNPSLQDHMVGGLKVLSLEKALQRFKKYRTDEILLALPSVGRVRKSEIIQQLEPVHLKITELPGLTQLVDGELKVADIREVDIIDLLGRDPVPPVDHLLAKNIHNKIVMVTGAGGSIGSELCRQIIKNQPKMLIIYEITEFALYSIDRELRLSAQCEIVPILGTVQDQQKLERIIEQYSVQTVYHAAAYKHVPLVECNPIAGLKNNAIGTANSLNAAVKKGVETFVLISTDKAVRPTNVMGASKRMAELYCQAMAEAQKQTQISIVRFGNVLGSSGSVVPLFKSQIAKGGPITVTHPDVTRYFMTIPEASQLVIQAGALGKGGDVFLLDMGEPVRIQDLARQMISLSGLTVREQDSVQGDIEIRYSGLRPGEKLYEELLIDQENTEYTEHSRILRSFEKFYPLTEIQEVFDRVNNMTAVQKDIDWALCQLEHYVDGYKRSKDIMVN from the coding sequence GTGAAAAAGATTATTTATCAGTTTGCGTCTGCCCCAAGACTTGCCAAACAATGTTTTTTGGTTCTTGTAGACCTTTTTGCGTTTCCTGTTATTTTGTGGTTATGTTACGCCATTCGACTATTTGATTTAGGTGCTGATGTTATCCCAGGTATTAACTATGGAGTAGCCATCGTTACTATCGTTGCTATTTTAAGTTTGATGGTAACAGGGGTATATCGCTTTATTGTTCGTACTTTTAACGAAGCTTTTATTGCAAAATTAGCGCTTGCTGTTTCGCTAATGGTCATCGTTTTATATAGCTTAAATGCATTCTCGGCAGCTTTTGTTCCAACTTCAATTCCATTGATGTTTGGTTTCTTAATGTTTAGTTGGGTTTGGTGTAGCCGTGCATTTATCCGTTTTATTATAAAGACTGCTTTACTCACAGGGGAAGAAAGAAAGCGTATCGCAATCTATGGCGCAGGTGATGCCGGTCAGCAAATTGCAGCTGTGCTTTATCGTTCTGGTAACCATTTACCTGTCTTCTTCATTGATGATAATCCATCTTTGCAAGACCATATGGTTGGTGGTTTAAAAGTACTATCTTTAGAAAAAGCGTTACAACGGTTTAAAAAATATAGAACTGATGAAATTTTATTAGCATTACCCTCAGTAGGTCGCGTACGTAAAAGTGAAATTATCCAACAGTTAGAACCAGTACATCTTAAAATCACTGAACTTCCTGGCCTTACTCAGCTGGTTGATGGTGAACTAAAAGTTGCTGATATTCGTGAAGTAGACATTATTGACTTATTGGGACGTGACCCAGTACCCCCTGTAGATCATTTACTTGCAAAAAATATTCATAATAAAATCGTGATGGTAACAGGTGCGGGCGGATCTATTGGCTCGGAGTTATGTCGACAAATTATTAAAAATCAACCTAAAATGTTGATTATTTATGAAATTACGGAATTTGCTCTTTACAGTATAGATAGAGAATTGCGTCTAAGCGCTCAATGTGAAATTGTTCCAATTTTAGGTACGGTTCAGGATCAACAAAAATTAGAGCGTATTATTGAGCAATATAGTGTACAGACTGTTTATCATGCCGCTGCCTATAAACATGTACCTTTAGTAGAATGTAATCCAATTGCAGGATTAAAGAACAATGCGATTGGAACAGCGAATAGTTTAAATGCAGCTGTGAAAAAAGGGGTTGAGACATTCGTTCTCATCTCGACTGATAAAGCCGTACGTCCAACCAATGTTATGGGCGCCTCAAAACGCATGGCCGAACTTTATTGTCAAGCAATGGCTGAAGCTCAGAAGCAAACTCAAATTAGTATTGTACGTTTTGGTAATGTATTGGGTTCTTCGGGCTCTGTAGTGCCGTTATTTAAAAGTCAGATTGCAAAAGGTGGTCCTATTACTGTGACTCACCCTGATGTAACACGTTACTTCATGACTATTCCTGAAGCATCTCAGTTAGTTATTCAAGCTGGTGCTTTAGGTAAAGGTGGAGATGTCTTTTTACTTGATATGGGTGAACCTGTTCGTATTCAGGATTTAGCTCGACAAATGATTTCTTTAAGTGGTTTAACTGTGCGTGAACAAGACTCAGTCCAAGGGGATATCGAAATTCGCTATAGCGGATTACGCCCTGGGGAAAAACTTTACGAAGAATTATTAATTGATCAAGAAAATACTGAATATACCGAGCATAGTAGAATTCTTCGATCATTTGAAAAGTTCTACCCTCTCACTGAAATTCAAGAAGTTTTTGATCGAGTTAATAATATGACTGCTGTTCAAAAAGATATTGATTGGGCTCTTTGTCAACTCGAACACTATGTTGATGGTTATAAACGTAGTAAAGATATTATGGTTAATTAG
- a CDS encoding DegT/DnrJ/EryC1/StrS aminotransferase family protein: MLNTAFEPWPSFTTEEADAVKNVLLSNKVNYWTGQECRIFEKEFAEFSGTKYAVALANGTVALDVALKALDIGAGDDVIVTSRTFLASASSIVTAGANPVFADVELDSQNISRRTIEAVITPNTKAIICVHLAGWMCDMDSIMQLAAERGIYVIEDCAQAHGAKYKGKAAGSIGHISAWSFCQDKIMTTGGEGGMVTTNDEALWKKMWSYKDHGKSYDSIYNKQHPPGFRWLHDSFGTNWRMMEMQAVIGRIQLTRMAEWTQKRTENAGKILKAFESSPYFNVHIPSDDYVHAYYKCYVQVNLETLPEGWTRDRIMQEINAQDVPCFSGSCSEVYLEHAFDGTPWRPEKRLENAQQLGETSLMFLVHPTLSQDSIEKTISAINAVSRAIQS, encoded by the coding sequence ATGTTAAACACTGCATTTGAACCATGGCCAAGTTTTACTACAGAAGAAGCTGACGCAGTCAAAAATGTATTACTATCAAATAAAGTAAATTATTGGACTGGTCAAGAATGTAGAATTTTTGAAAAAGAATTTGCCGAATTTTCTGGTACAAAATATGCGGTAGCTTTGGCAAATGGTACCGTGGCATTAGATGTTGCATTAAAAGCTTTAGACATTGGTGCTGGTGATGATGTTATTGTGACGTCTCGTACTTTTCTTGCTTCAGCAAGTTCTATTGTAACGGCGGGTGCTAATCCTGTTTTTGCCGATGTAGAATTAGATTCTCAAAACATTTCACGACGTACGATTGAAGCTGTCATTACACCAAATACGAAAGCAATTATTTGTGTACATTTAGCTGGTTGGATGTGCGATATGGATTCAATTATGCAACTTGCTGCTGAGCGTGGCATCTATGTTATTGAAGATTGCGCACAGGCTCATGGTGCAAAATATAAAGGTAAAGCTGCAGGATCAATCGGTCATATTTCTGCTTGGTCTTTTTGCCAAGATAAAATTATGACAACTGGTGGTGAGGGCGGTATGGTCACCACAAATGATGAAGCACTGTGGAAAAAAATGTGGTCATATAAAGACCATGGTAAAAGCTACGATAGTATTTATAATAAACAACATCCTCCAGGTTTTCGTTGGTTGCACGACTCATTTGGTACCAACTGGCGAATGATGGAAATGCAAGCAGTTATTGGTCGAATTCAGTTAACACGTATGGCTGAATGGACACAAAAACGTACTGAAAATGCCGGAAAGATTTTAAAAGCGTTTGAAAGCTCTCCTTACTTTAACGTTCATATCCCTTCTGATGACTATGTACATGCATATTATAAATGTTATGTGCAAGTGAATTTAGAGACGTTACCAGAAGGTTGGACACGTGATCGTATCATGCAAGAAATTAATGCCCAAGATGTGCCTTGTTTTAGTGGCTCTTGTTCTGAAGTTTATTTAGAGCATGCTTTTGATGGAACCCCATGGCGTCCAGAGAAACGTTTGGAAAATGCACAGCAATTAGGTGAAACAAGCTTGATGTTCTTGGTACATCCAACTTTAAGCCAAGATAGTATAGAAAAAACAATTAGTGCAATTAATGCTGTTAGTAGAGCTATACAATCATAA
- a CDS encoding NeuD/PglB/VioB family sugar acetyltransferase has protein sequence MSNQIYAIYGASGCGRSLMPVARQQLQRQGIAAEIYFIDDSLQEEKIVNGHTALNYQTFKSIECSNKYVLIAIANSQIREKIANQLATDNIKLWSVQADNTVIMDNIEMGEGAALSPFVSITSNIKIGKCFHANLYSYVEHDCVIGDYVTFAPGVKCNGNIRIEDHAYIGAGAVIKQGTPDKPLVIGKGAVVGMGAVVTKSVAAGVTVVGNPARILERK, from the coding sequence ATGAGTAACCAGATCTATGCGATTTATGGTGCTTCAGGCTGTGGCCGCAGTTTGATGCCTGTTGCAAGACAACAGCTTCAACGTCAGGGTATTGCGGCTGAAATTTATTTTATTGATGATAGTTTACAAGAAGAAAAGATAGTAAACGGACATACGGCCTTAAACTATCAAACTTTTAAATCAATAGAATGCTCTAATAAGTATGTATTAATCGCTATTGCGAATAGTCAAATTCGTGAAAAAATTGCAAATCAGTTGGCTACAGATAATATTAAACTTTGGTCTGTACAAGCTGATAATACAGTCATTATGGATAATATTGAAATGGGTGAAGGTGCAGCACTGAGCCCTTTTGTTTCAATTACATCAAATATAAAAATCGGTAAATGTTTTCATGCTAATTTATACAGTTATGTTGAGCATGACTGTGTGATTGGTGACTACGTTACATTTGCTCCAGGCGTTAAATGTAATGGCAATATTCGTATTGAAGATCATGCGTACATTGGTGCTGGAGCCGTCATTAAACAAGGTACACCTGACAAGCCGTTAGTCATTGGTAAAGGTGCTGTTGTTGGTATGGGGGCTGTAGTAACTAAAAGTGTAGCAGCTGGCGTAACAGTTGTGGGCAACCCCGCCAGAATTTTAGAAAGAAAGTAA
- a CDS encoding sugar transferase, which produces MLKRLLDIIIASIALILLSPLYFYVAYKVKKNLGSPVLFRQVRPGLHGKPFEMIKFRTMKDATDAQGNPLPDNERLTPFGKMLRSTSLDEMPELWNVIKGDMSIVGPRPLLMEYLPLYNKEQAKRHDVRPGMTGHAQVNGRNAIGWEEKFKLDTWYVENRSLWLDFKIMLQTVKKVIAKDDINEAGEATMTKFTGSKSEADK; this is translated from the coding sequence GTGTTAAAACGTTTACTTGATATCATTATTGCTTCTATAGCCTTAATTTTGCTCTCGCCATTATATTTCTATGTTGCATATAAGGTGAAAAAAAACTTAGGCTCGCCAGTATTGTTCCGCCAAGTTCGCCCAGGTTTACATGGGAAACCGTTTGAAATGATTAAATTTCGAACCATGAAAGACGCAACAGATGCGCAAGGTAATCCTCTGCCTGACAATGAGCGTTTAACCCCATTTGGTAAAATGCTTCGTTCTACCAGTTTGGATGAAATGCCTGAGCTTTGGAACGTGATTAAAGGTGATATGAGTATTGTAGGTCCAAGGCCCCTATTGATGGAGTACTTGCCACTTTATAATAAAGAACAGGCGAAACGCCATGATGTACGTCCAGGAATGACTGGCCATGCTCAAGTTAATGGACGTAATGCAATTGGTTGGGAAGAAAAATTTAAACTTGATACGTGGTACGTTGAAAACAGATCGCTTTGGTTAGATTTTAAAATTATGCTGCAAACCGTTAAAAAAGTAATCGCTAAAGACGATATTAATGAAGCGGGTGAAGCTACGATGACCAAGTTTACAGGTTCAAAGTCGGAAGCAGATAAATGA
- a CDS encoding glycosyltransferase family 4 protein: protein MKFLMISSFLPSVLNFRGKLLEAIHHQGYEIHIIAPDLELFQPELDKLKSLGYSVYSVEMQRTGTNPIADIKTLFEIYKIIKKIQPDYVLSYTIKPVIYGTLATYLAKVPNRFSLITGLGYAFQNVDGTSKRSTFQKIVHWLYKQALIRSSKVFFQNPDDLALFQQLNLLSNKVPAVVVNGSGVNVTDFEVVGLPRTLNGDVKVSFLLIARLLEDKGIREYVEAAKLIKKEYPQIEFNLVGWIDENPTAIKQQELDSWIDEKIIKYWGKLSDVRPAIAETSIYVLPSYREGTPRTVLEAMSMGRAIITTDAPGCRETVEHDGNGYLVEVKSVTSLEMAMKKFIQNPELAEIMGTRSREIALYKYDVHQVNHHMMTEMGIK, encoded by the coding sequence ATGAAATTTTTAATGATTAGTAGTTTTTTACCTTCAGTTTTAAATTTTCGTGGAAAATTACTAGAGGCTATTCATCATCAAGGCTATGAGATTCATATTATTGCCCCCGATCTTGAGCTGTTTCAGCCTGAACTGGACAAACTAAAATCTCTTGGTTACTCAGTTTACTCGGTTGAAATGCAAAGAACAGGGACTAATCCAATTGCAGATATAAAAACACTATTTGAAATCTATAAAATTATAAAGAAGATTCAGCCAGACTATGTCTTGTCATATACGATTAAACCTGTGATCTACGGCACGCTTGCTACTTATTTGGCAAAAGTGCCAAATCGTTTTTCACTCATCACAGGATTGGGATATGCTTTTCAGAATGTAGACGGTACAAGTAAAAGAAGCACGTTTCAAAAAATCGTACATTGGCTTTATAAACAAGCATTAATAAGATCGTCCAAAGTTTTTTTTCAGAACCCTGATGACCTTGCTTTATTCCAACAATTAAATTTATTAAGTAATAAGGTTCCAGCCGTAGTTGTCAACGGGTCTGGTGTTAATGTGACTGATTTTGAAGTTGTAGGTTTACCGCGTACTTTGAATGGTGACGTTAAGGTTTCTTTTTTATTAATTGCTCGATTATTAGAAGATAAAGGTATAAGAGAGTATGTAGAAGCAGCCAAATTAATAAAAAAAGAATATCCTCAAATTGAATTTAATTTAGTGGGTTGGATAGATGAAAATCCAACCGCGATAAAACAGCAAGAATTAGATTCCTGGATAGATGAAAAAATTATTAAATACTGGGGGAAGCTTTCTGATGTTCGTCCCGCTATTGCTGAAACTTCAATTTATGTATTACCTTCCTATAGAGAAGGCACACCTCGTACTGTCTTAGAAGCAATGTCTATGGGGCGAGCTATTATTACAACAGATGCTCCTGGATGTAGAGAAACTGTAGAGCACGACGGAAATGGTTATTTGGTTGAAGTAAAGTCTGTCACTAGTTTAGAGATGGCAATGAAAAAATTTATTCAGAATCCTGAATTGGCTGAAATTATGGGAACACGCTCTAGAGAAATTGCATTATATAAATATGATGTACATCAAGTGAATCATCATATGATGACAGAAATGGGAATTAAATAA
- a CDS encoding acyltransferase family protein has protein sequence MTRSISIDVLKVILALFVIALHSKIFIDFNDILYFFSVNGIFRIAVPVFLVITGYYFYLVTNFAAWLKRVAFLYIIWMFFYGLFYIDFSLSVYALLKNIYFILFGYHHLWYLIGTVFGGILLFYVKDFNVKFQFFLAILFFTLGCIVQYLGNFHLFNSKWDMVLNANPIYRNFLTVCYPFLTFGYLIHKFNLTAKYKKIAPFAVIISLILLYVEVYVNYFFISKTDPLDLMFFLMLLCPSLFIFVFNLNIKGQGKKLALFSTALYLIHPLFQNLLKSFNINSIELFLVTVVLSCLASIVLIMLNKKIKVIL, from the coding sequence ATGACTAGAAGTATCTCTATTGATGTGCTAAAAGTTATTTTGGCACTTTTTGTTATAGCTCTACACTCTAAAATATTTATAGATTTTAATGATATATTATATTTTTTTTCAGTTAATGGTATTTTTAGGATAGCAGTTCCAGTTTTTTTAGTCATTACAGGTTACTATTTTTATTTAGTTACTAATTTTGCTGCGTGGTTAAAGAGAGTTGCTTTTTTATATATAATATGGATGTTTTTTTACGGTCTTTTTTATATTGATTTTTCTTTATCTGTTTATGCTTTATTGAAAAATATTTACTTTATTTTATTTGGTTATCATCATTTATGGTATTTAATAGGAACCGTTTTTGGTGGTATTTTGTTATTTTATGTGAAAGATTTTAATGTTAAATTTCAATTTTTTTTAGCAATTCTATTTTTTACTTTAGGATGTATAGTTCAATATTTAGGAAACTTCCATTTATTTAACTCTAAGTGGGATATGGTGTTAAATGCTAATCCTATTTATAGAAATTTTTTAACCGTTTGTTATCCCTTTTTAACTTTTGGTTATCTTATTCATAAATTTAATTTAACTGCTAAATATAAAAAAATTGCCCCATTTGCTGTAATAATTTCTTTAATTCTTCTATATGTTGAAGTTTATGTTAATTATTTCTTTATAAGCAAAACAGATCCATTAGATCTAATGTTTTTCTTAATGTTATTATGTCCCTCTCTTTTCATATTTGTTTTTAACTTAAATATTAAAGGGCAAGGGAAAAAGTTGGCACTTTTTTCAACAGCTTTATATTTGATACATCCTTTATTTCAAAATTTACTTAAATCTTTTAATATCAATTCAATTGAATTGTTTCTCGTGACCGTTGTTCTCAGTTGTTTAGCTTCTATCGTATTGATCATGTTAAACAAAAAAATTAAGGTTATTTTGTGA
- a CDS encoding polysaccharide polymerase — translation MIKISSTLYILAGLLVLSGAFYSIDFLKVISLGVFGICIFIFFVFALTGNKNNLILDKSGIIYILFIFSFVLMLISAALNNAIDLFIGVLLFLLLVINFSIFNLNKACFDFFDKPVKLTFLIITLINFSFGFSIPFNGAFSNPNSLGGIYAMLSFLSTGILLDKAYNSKGKKIDYYLLLIILLSTFLTLVSNSRISFISSCLCLIVLFLYFMINSFNLKNGISIKISFFKKMVATLVVGISAILILWEEIEDIFVKKVMYKMDDGGGVTGGRNEVWDAIIDNSLIFGHGRFSPHLEYFDLAAHNTFLSIYDQFGWLSCFFFAITVVFVAFNVFNPKNIRSYGITPSFICFSFLFLSISESMINKTIFFCFLMIVNLNSFKKNSVL, via the coding sequence ATGATTAAGATATCTAGTACACTCTATATTTTAGCTGGTCTTTTAGTACTTTCTGGTGCTTTTTACTCTATAGACTTTTTAAAAGTAATTTCTCTAGGGGTATTTGGTATATGTATATTCATTTTTTTTGTGTTCGCATTAACTGGAAATAAAAATAATTTAATCTTAGATAAAAGTGGTATTATTTATATTTTATTTATATTTTCTTTTGTGTTGATGTTGATATCGGCAGCATTAAATAATGCTATTGATTTATTTATAGGTGTTCTTTTATTTCTTTTATTAGTAATTAATTTTTCTATTTTTAATTTGAATAAAGCTTGTTTTGATTTTTTTGATAAACCTGTTAAATTGACTTTTTTAATTATTACTTTAATAAATTTTTCATTTGGTTTTTCCATTCCATTTAATGGTGCATTTTCTAATCCTAACTCCTTAGGTGGAATTTATGCAATGTTATCATTTTTATCAACAGGTATATTATTAGATAAAGCTTATAATTCTAAAGGTAAAAAAATTGATTATTATTTATTACTTATAATTTTGTTAAGTACTTTCCTTACGTTAGTATCAAACAGTAGGATATCCTTTATTAGTTCTTGTTTGTGTTTAATAGTATTGTTTCTATATTTTATGATAAATAGTTTTAATTTAAAGAATGGAATTAGTATTAAAATTAGTTTTTTTAAGAAGATGGTAGCAACTTTAGTTGTTGGTATTAGTGCTATCCTTATTCTTTGGGAGGAGATTGAGGACATCTTTGTAAAAAAAGTAATGTATAAAATGGATGACGGGGGAGGTGTTACGGGTGGAAGAAATGAAGTTTGGGATGCAATTATTGATAACAGTTTAATATTTGGTCATGGTAGATTTTCTCCACACTTAGAATATTTTGATTTAGCAGCCCATAATACTTTTTTAAGTATATATGATCAGTTTGGATGGTTAAGTTGTTTTTTCTTCGCCATAACTGTTGTTTTTGTTGCTTTTAATGTTTTTAATCCCAAAAATATAAGAAGCTACGGAATTACTCCAAGTTTTATATGCTTTTCTTTTCTTTTCTTATCAATTTCTGAAAGTATGATTAATAAAACTATTTTCTTTTGTTTTTTAATGATTGTAAATTTAAATTCTTTTAAAAAGAATAGTGTTTTATAA
- a CDS encoding glycosyltransferase — MKIMLFITGLGMGGAEKVVCELADKLYELGHEVCIVYFTGEIIRRPKNNIQIFYIPLKISSFFLSLYSVMKLIDQWKPHVIHSHMFHANIIARLVKINKKNIRIICSSHSNYEGGALRMMMYAMTEKLCDVHTNVSSNAATALMLAGAVRKRKIKAVYNGINVKDYYLDEVETKYLHKEFNLKGEAKIIITIGRIDTPKDYPNLLKAFKIIYEIDDNTHLFVVGNGPKKEEIMLLANNLGINSNVKFLGIRNDISKLLNACDLFISSSAWEGFGLAILEAMICKKPIVATETDGAKELLNSENLVEIGNPELLAKKALQKLQSNLRTIEYSGIERFDWNEISKTWLSLYEGKDF, encoded by the coding sequence ATGAAAATTATGTTATTTATTACTGGCTTAGGCATGGGAGGGGCCGAGAAAGTTGTTTGCGAGTTAGCTGATAAATTATATGAGTTGGGACATGAAGTTTGTATTGTATATTTTACGGGTGAAATTATAAGAAGGCCGAAGAATAATATTCAGATATTTTATATACCACTTAAAATTAGTTCATTTTTTTTAAGTTTATATTCAGTTATGAAACTTATTGATCAATGGAAGCCTCATGTCATCCATTCGCATATGTTTCATGCAAATATAATTGCAAGATTGGTAAAAATAAATAAAAAAAATATTCGTATTATTTGTAGTTCTCATTCTAATTATGAAGGTGGAGCATTACGTATGATGATGTATGCTATGACTGAAAAATTATGTGATGTGCACACAAATGTAAGTTCTAATGCTGCAACTGCATTAATGCTTGCTGGTGCAGTAAGAAAAAGAAAAATTAAAGCCGTTTATAATGGTATTAATGTAAAAGATTATTATTTAGATGAAGTGGAAACCAAATACTTACATAAAGAGTTTAACTTGAAAGGTGAAGCTAAAATTATAATTACAATAGGGAGGATAGATACTCCTAAAGATTATCCGAATTTACTAAAAGCATTTAAAATAATTTATGAAATAGATGATAATACTCACTTATTTGTAGTAGGAAATGGGCCAAAAAAAGAAGAAATCATGCTATTAGCTAATAATTTAGGTATCAATAGTAATGTTAAATTTTTAGGCATACGGAATGATATTTCTAAGCTGTTAAATGCATGTGATTTATTTATTTCATCTTCTGCATGGGAAGGATTTGGTCTAGCTATATTAGAGGCAATGATTTGTAAAAAACCTATTGTAGCAACTGAAACAGATGGTGCGAAAGAATTATTAAATAGTGAAAATTTGGTTGAGATTGGTAATCCAGAACTTTTGGCTAAAAAAGCACTACAAAAACTTCAGAGTAATTTGAGAACAATTGAATATAGTGGAATTGAGAGATTTGATTGGAATGAAATCTCTAAAACTTGGCTATCTTTATATGAAGGAAAAGATTTTTAA
- a CDS encoding polysaccharide biosynthesis protein, whose translation MLSLLNKAKWLIGGNFVFAFSQWVILIFLARMTTQENLGQYSLALAIVTPIFAIFNLQLRPLYILDLNGEKKYRYSNFYYLRLITSIVALFVCLFVSFFSNVLFVVVFLVAFLKFFEAYSDIIYAYYNAHDQTKLISKSLFIKGVFSVGAMLVGLYFFNFYTALILFLLIYFCVWLVLDNFYILRTNELKKIRIDYSIMNLAIPMGISLGIVTLQSNIPRLFLGHYIGVKAVGIFTVLSYFIIVGSIFINSICQYLSPRLTRAWNNNQNEFRKILFLAITIAGFLGIMAIIVSYFFGEFFLNLIYGEIYKEYTYEFNLIMVAGFILYICTVLGYTLTAIGFIKKQVFLFSIVLIFSLLISYLCIPEYGVLGGIYTLIGSYSIQCILSIFVILFLSKEKLK comes from the coding sequence ATGCTATCACTATTAAATAAAGCAAAATGGCTCATTGGTGGAAATTTCGTTTTCGCATTTTCTCAATGGGTCATCTTAATTTTTCTTGCTCGTATGACGACTCAGGAGAACTTAGGCCAATACTCATTAGCCTTAGCAATAGTTACTCCAATTTTTGCTATTTTTAATTTACAGTTAAGACCGCTCTATATTCTGGACTTAAATGGAGAAAAAAAGTATAGATATTCAAATTTCTATTATTTGAGATTAATAACTTCAATTGTTGCTTTGTTTGTTTGTTTGTTTGTTAGCTTTTTTTCAAATGTTTTGTTTGTTGTTGTTTTTTTAGTTGCATTTTTAAAATTCTTTGAAGCATATTCAGATATTATATATGCTTATTATAATGCACATGATCAAACCAAATTAATTAGTAAATCATTATTTATAAAGGGTGTATTTTCTGTTGGCGCAATGTTAGTAGGCCTTTATTTTTTTAATTTTTATACGGCATTGATATTATTTTTATTAATTTATTTTTGTGTGTGGCTTGTATTAGATAATTTTTATATTCTAAGAACTAATGAATTAAAAAAAATAAGAATAGATTACTCAATTATGAATTTAGCTATACCTATGGGTATTTCATTAGGTATTGTTACTTTACAAAGTAATATTCCCCGTTTGTTTTTAGGTCATTATATTGGAGTTAAGGCTGTAGGGATTTTTACAGTTCTAAGTTACTTTATTATTGTGGGAAGTATATTCATAAATTCTATTTGTCAGTACCTTAGTCCTCGATTAACAAGAGCTTGGAATAATAATCAAAATGAATTTAGAAAAATATTGTTTTTAGCTATAACTATTGCTGGTTTTTTAGGGATAATGGCTATTATTGTAAGTTACTTCTTTGGTGAGTTTTTCCTAAATCTAATTTATGGGGAAATTTATAAAGAATATACATATGAGTTTAATCTAATAATGGTTGCAGGTTTTATTCTTTATATTTGTACAGTTTTAGGTTATACATTAACAGCTATTGGGTTTATTAAAAAACAAGTTTTTTTGTTTTCAATAGTTTTAATTTTTAGTTTATTGATCTCATATTTATGTATACCTGAGTATGGAGTGCTAGGAGGAATATACACTTTAATAGGTAGTTATAGCATACAATGTATTCTATCTATATTTGTTATATTATTTTTATCTAAAGAGAAATTAAAATGA